Genomic window (Rhododendron vialii isolate Sample 1 chromosome 4a, ASM3025357v1):
CCGCTGCTATTCAAGTGACTGACACTACATAGGATGGATTCCACGAGACATCAAACAAGGACAATCAAACGTAGTTGCAGTGAGACTGTCCCGTGCACTGGACATTTTGTGGAGGGAATAAGCAGTCATATGAAAACCACAAGATATCCAAGACAATTACCATCTTCATAACATCTGTGTATGGATGACATTAAGTAAGAAGCATCATAATGCTGAATGTTTTCCATTGGATTATGTTACAACATCAGTACTCCTGAATTTCAAAACTCCAAACTATCAATGTCAAACAACCACAACACCAAAATGACTTGCTATATTTCACATGACTCCGAGCGACCAAAGAATGCATAACGATTGTTTGCAACATTGTCGTATACAAAGTCGCGTATGAAACTGCAGACATCAGTACCAAAAAGTAATGTTATCACGGATAAGGGTAACAGTTAGTTGATCCTGTCAATTGCAAAGACAGACCAGAGCAACAAAAAGGGCCTACTTACAGAGGTATAAACTGCAGAAAAAGTGCCAGCTGAGGAAAGGGTAAATTGATGGACTCCATGATCTTCATTACCGCCTCTGACTTGATATATGATCTGATGTGTCATGGGAAAAAGCTTGAACTGATTAATCCTTCTATGGGATAGAAATCTTTGAAACTCTCTCAAACGTAAATCCTTAAATACATCCATAGTTTAGTCGAAAGCCACACGAAACAACAGAACTACATCCAAATTTCTAAACATACCTTTCCTTTTCAACAAGTACAACACTTGATATATCATCAGAAGCTCTTCCAGATCTCCTTAGCAGTTTCTTGCCTGCTTCTCTCCGTGTCTTTCAATAAGCCGGAACGCTTTTAATGCAACACTACAATAGCATTTATAAAAGAACGCTATAAAATTACGCTGTTGAAACctatatttgttgtagtgatctGATTCTTTCCACTCCGAAGATACGGAGCAcggaaataaaagaaataaaacaacaacaaaagacTAGCACCTTTCGTGAGGACATCAACTTCTCCATTATCTTTCCGCTCGTGAACCTACAATGATAATCAGGTCACAGGATTACTACAGTGTCAATTAGATGAATTCCAAAGTATCACAGGATTCTGTTGGAAGTTGGAACTACTATACTTTTCACACAATGAGAGGAGTGTTTAACAGCTCAGGTCATAGATTCAATCAACAAGTACCAGAGTTCCATACTCGTGCACCTCCATGCAACCTTCTTTACATCAGATTTATGCATAAAAAGTATTTCATGCCAGTAGCATGATGCAACATTTGGGAGGGAAACATTCGGCCACCTATTATTACCTTAATGACACGATGGACAATTGGTATATCACGACCctgcacacacacacgcacaaaataaagggaaaatgagGAAACTGAATAAAAAAGGAAAGCATGTTAGCAAATGACAGCAGAGTAATAAGATATGCAGGTCTCTGGAAAGAAGACTAATAGCGCAACAGAATTGTATATTTTGCTTTATTCAAGTGAAACGGAGAATCGACATGCCTATTCATTGGTGGATTGTTCTTAAAATCTAAGATTAGAAATTTGGATTGACTATCGACAATATATTTGGTTGATCCCACAAGCAAATTCTACAAATGGTACTGATTTTCAAATCGCAAATCATGAAGGGAGTGTTGCCAGGTCTACAGCTCACGACAGACAAACTTAACGGCACCAGCGTGCACCAAACATGATAGAATGTCAATAGGACCTGAGAGGCTTTGTAAGCTCGGGGTTCACAAACAAGATTAATCTTACAGCAAAGCTGAAATATACTACCAGCCTACAAATAAAAAATCGAAAGCAAACTGGTTATCATTCTCATTGGACAGCAAAAAGTTTGTTTCGCAGCAACATTGAATGATTAAAACATCAACAAGGGAAAAGTACATTGGATTCAACAGTCACAAgaggaaaaaattccaaatGTGCTGCAAACATAACAAAAGGATAGAAAAATATGAATgggaagaaaaaggaagaaatctTACTTCAACATTAAACACAACAATTTCCCCAGCACGTATAGGATCTTTACCCATGTGCAAGAGCAAAATGTCCCCTTGGGATGAAAAGTGGTTCTCATTTATCCAAAGAATACATATCATAAAGCAAACAGAAGTAACTATAgtaacttaccaaaaaaaaggaagaactgTATTACTCCGTATCTGAAGATAGATACGAAGTAGACaaacaaatgaagaagaaagtCTACGTTTGAGACTGCAAAACAAGAGTATTGAACACTCAAATACCTGTCTTCGCTCGAGATTTGTTTGCATGGTTTTTTTAAGAATTCAGCTAGCATTATAAAGCTTATAATACTTCTTAAAAGTCCGTATGCCTACGTTGGCATGCAACACAATTATGGCAGTATGGAGAAAGATGAGACAGACTCGGTTTTCCTTAAAAGATGCTCTAAGATCTTTAGATTACCCACTAACCCAGTCATTAATACGTCATCCCCCAAAGCTTAAGGTAAAAACTATAGTCCTTCGAGATCATACTAAAACTTGATCTTATCATTTGCTCAATGGGCCCTCCTCCAATCAGATATGGCATTTCGTGGGATTTCAGGAAACCATTTTATTATAACATCGATCTTAACAATTCCCAAATAGCCATTAAGACAGCATGAATGGGGGGAAAAAGTGGTTCGAACTCGATTTTAGGTAAGGTGTGTTTTCTTCCAATGTTCTGTTGGAAGGCGTTGTAAGGTGTATTTTCTCATGTTCTGTCCTTTGCTTGGCCGCATAAGTTTTGTGCACTTACTGTGGTTGAGCCCCCTCGATGTATCCCTTCGAGTGTgttataaaagtttcgtttgccgagcaaaaaaaaaaaaagtggttcgAACTTCAAACAACAAAACTACAATGGCACATGTGGTTAAAAAAACCTGCGTGCTGACTATTACTTGAGGAAATGACAACATTCACTGGTCCATAGAACTGGTCCATAGAAGAAGGTAGGTCAGGTCTTGTAGTATAGCATTTTCCGGGTTTACCCTATCTTACTGAAACCTTAAGATTGCTTATTTCTTTGTCATGAGACTTGTAATCTTCAACCAAGGTCTGCAGAATGTGCGAACCCTCTGACGTCACTTCCTTAGGTAGGTACTGATCTATTAGCAGTGAGTATTTTAGAGCAACCTGGAGCTCCAGCTGATTTAAATTGCAGGATATTATGCTCTTCCATTCCCTGGATCGTCCTTCCATGCAAATCCCATGCAACAGAGCAGCAAAAGTAACAGAATATGAATTCAAGGCTTTAGTAACCATCTTTTCACCCAACTGCAAAGCAGTTTTGAGCATTCCATAGAGGCAAAGGCAAACAAGGATAGAACTATATGCAGCAATCCTTGGATCCCATCCATCCGATATCATCATTccaaaaatggcaaaaaataCAGACATCTCACATTCACAAACCTCATTTCCCTTCTTCTCATTGATAAAACGAACATTATGAGAGATCCCAGTTACCAGATAATGGAATGTAACATCATTGGGAATACACTTGCTCCTCAGCATATGTTCGAAGAATGATACCGCTTTTACAAGTTTACCATCCTTACAAAAGCTTCCTATTAGTACACTGTACGTGACAACATTTGGCGCCAAACCACAAGATTTCATCTCACTGTAAATATTTTCAGCTCCATGGAAATCTCCTTTGAGACAGAACCCGTTAATGAGAGAGGTATATGTAACAACATTTGGCTTACATTTTCGCTTAACCATTTGGGTAAACATCCTTAGTGCACCATTCAAGTCATGCTGCTTCACATAGCCATCGACCATAATAGAATAAGTATATTCATCAAGAGAAATACACCTTCGCATCATTCTATTGATGCATGACACTGCATCATTCATCATTCCGAATTTGCTATAGCCCTTAATCATAGCGTTGAATCCCACAACACCAGGATTGACACCGTTTTCAATTGCGAGCTCGAAGAGCCTTTTAGCCTCGTTAAGGTCACCATTTCTGATGAACCCATCTACGAGTGTGCAATAAACAAATGCATCAGGTGGCAGATTTTGGTCAAGCATCTCAGCAAGTAGCTGTTTAGCGACAGGAAGCCTCCCTTTCTTACAGAGTCCATTCATCAAAATATTGTAAATACAAGCATCTGGTAACACTCCTCTTTCCACCATTTTATCTCGGATTGCCAAAGCAACATCAATTTCACCTGCAGTAACAAGTCCATGAACAAGAGCTCCATAAGTGATGACATCAGGGTTTTCTCCTCTTTCTGTCATCTTGATTAACAGTTCTGAAGCCCTGACAAATTCTCCTTGTCTGCAATAAACCTGTACGATAGGAGTATAAGTTAATTTAGTCGGCATCAATCCCTTCCTTGTTGCCTGCTCTagaagttgttcagcttcttgAACCTTCCCATTCCTACACGAACCATTAATCAAAGTATTAAACGTCACAATGTCAGGCTCACAACCACTATCAATCATCTTTCTTACAGTTTCCTCTGCCTTCACCGCACAACCATGCCTAAACCGTGCATCAATAACATTATTATAGACATGAACATTAACATTTAATCCCCTTGCGTTCATTTCCACCAAAAGCCGTTCAACTGCCTCGAAACTCCCTCCCTTGCAAAACCCATTGATCATTGCGCCATACGTCTCCACCGCAGGCAAAAAGCCCTTCGATTTCAACTCCTTGAAAAGGGCATAAGCCCCTTCAACATCCTCTTTCTTGCAATACCCATCAATTAGAGTATTATAAAACACAATGTTGGGTACACATCCCTTTCCCCACCTATCATCAATCAATTTCTTACCTTCCTCGACCTTCCCTTCCTTGCACAAACCTCTCACCATTATACAAGTACTATAATTATCTACACACCCATCCTCCCTTCCTATCATTTCATCATACACCTGCCGCGCAACATCAATCCGCCCACGTTTCACAATCACATCAAGCAAAGAATTAAAACCAATCACACTAGGAACATAACCATACATACTAACAAAAACTCTATAAAACTCAACGGCTTTACCCGCCAACCCGGAATCCGAATACGCTCGAATCACATCATCCAAAGCTTCTCTGCTTGGTACCTTGTCCTCAACCCTCATAACCCCCATTAGCCTCTCAATCTCTGGAAACACTCTGGACCTGGCCAAGAGCTTCAAGAGAGAGGAATAAGCAAACCCATCAAGGGAACAACCGTACGGTCTGTTGCTGACCCAGTCAAAGAACTTCAAACCCAGCTCAGGGTCTCGAATCCGGTCCAGAACGAAGTGGGTGATGTCAGACGGGGCGGTTTCTAGTTCAGAGAGGAGGGTTTCGAGGGTGTCTTGCCATTGGGTGTTGTTTCGGGTTGCGAGTATTTGGCAGATTTCGTTGACGAGTCTTTTTGTTTGGGGTTTGAAACGGGCgtaaggggaagaagaagtggGGTTTTTGGGGCGGGGTTTGATGCGGCTGAGAAGGGTTCTCGACATGAAACGGTGAGGGGGTTCTTAGTCATCTGTGGTTTTGAATTTGGCGGCGAGTTTGGCTTTTCGCTGCATTCTGCACTTCTCAATATGGTATAGGAATTTGTACGAGTTGTTCTGTTCATTCTCTGCTACACATACTTCGACTagtaagagcatccgcatctCAATCTCTACTCCCTCTTCTACACTAAAGTAGTgacccaaacccaaaaaatcacCGTTTACCAGCCTCGTAGAAATAACCGGAGGAGTAGCTGGAGCTACAGTGCCTCGTTTCTTCTCGCGAGGCCCTGTTCATCAACCATCCAATTTTTTACTATTAAATCTGTACCCCACTTACCTTCACCGACAACATGGCCTTCTCCAAGCAGCTTGAGCCCCAACTCCGTTACTTCACCGACGGCATGGCCTCGATCGACGCCGGCGACGGGCCTTCTTTGATCGACTGGTTGGAACAAAAATTGGGGTTTTGATCGAAACCCCTGTGGTCGACGCCTTCTTTGATCGAACCCCCTGTAATCGACGCCTTCGAGAGGGTGAGTTCAGAACAAAAATTGGGGTTTGATCGACTGGTCGAAACAAAAAGAGGGTTTtgtttgggttgggttgggttggaaaACAGAGAgtaaagtgagagagagagaggggtagcCTGGGTCGGAACaaaattgggttttgttttgttggggTTGGGTCGGAACAAAATTGTGGCTTTGATTGAGAAGTTTGGGTCGGAACAAAATTGAGGTTTTGATTGAGAAGttttttttaagattaaaaaaagaaacaatatttttaatagtataattttaatataaagagCTTGATATAGAAAGACATTTTAAAAGTggatagctaaagtaataaagtgactttttaaagtataatttggtccaaaatataggaaGTCTGGTGTGGATGGTCTAACGATCTACTACGAGttttactagtaacttcatcaAGTTCTCCGAATCAAGCTTATTAATACCGTACCGGTTAGAGTAAATATTTTCTTTCCGGTATGGTATGCATCCGTTTTGGGTATCGTTTGGGACTTATCACTATTAATATTATTTACccacatatataatatatttattattactccctccgtcccaaataaGTATTCGGCGTGCAAAATTAGGCTTTATAAAACATGCATATTGTTTTTCataatctaatagaactcattgttatttattgatttgtgaaaaaaattaattttttttaacgaaacaaatgcatctttttgaatgcTTAGTTTTGCACGCCAGACACCtatttagggacagagggagtaaaaagaaaaataaacttaaaaataatccGGTTCCGTCCGGTATTTAACCAGTACCACCCAATATTGATTAGtattggaaggaaaaaataaattgaaatatagCCTGGTATGGACAGGTACTAACCGGTCCGACTGGTGACAACCGATATTTGAGCCAGAACGAAATCAAAGGTATAAGATAAGATACAAGATTTTGTCAATAATGGTACGTACCGGTTGGTACGGTGCGGGATTCAAAACCTTGCTCGGAATTAGAACTTGAATTAGTTAAGTTGCACGCAAGTCGGTCGGAATATTTagttataaaagaaaaacaattgtaCTGCTATTAACCTTCAGTCGCCTTGGGAATAATCGTGTCATGCTTCTAGTCGATCAACCATTGGGTCGTGTCTGTTATGGCAAGTTGAGATTGAAAAAAAACAGGGTTCCTTATTAATCCGTAAAAAATCCTAAAAGTATGAATGCGAATCACTAAGTTACTATACCAGCAAAAACCATGCAAGCAAACAATCCCACAacgcagagatatacgtggaaaacccctgaaagggtaaaaaccacgggaaggaatcaaatcactataatcattgtgcagttacagatataccTATCTAAACGATATAAATCCTCACAACGTTCTAAGTACTACCTGTCGAGTCACACGTACACTGCACCCAGTGATCTTGATTGCCAACGGCCTTGAGTCCACAAGCCTTCCAATTAACCTAAAAGAAATCCCTTCACAAATAGCACACAAATAAACTCGTTGCTTCCATCTCTGCTTCGAACAGCCGCCTACCTTTCTCTTATAAGCCGTGAATATATATGTGTAGTATATGCcgcacttttctttttctgaaacttTGCTTTATATAATGCCCCCTCCAAAACCTAGGAAGAAACAAGTCCATATATAGAAaccccttttgtttttttcgttGCTTTTCATTTAAGAACAGAAGGTATCGATTGATATTCGGATTGATCCCTCCATCCATCGGTCTTTGCCAAGATCCCCGCGTTGCAATAGTCGACCTCCTTTTTTAACCAATACACTATTGATTACAAATAATAAAGATTCCTTCCACTCTAATCCTATACAAACTCACTagcctataaaaaataataaaattacaactcgatataaaatatgtgttttgtcgAACGGAATTGCCAATACAATTAAGACCCTGGAATTTGGTCcttacaatctccccctttggcacttCCATAACAAAACACACTACATCGAAAAACTAACGAACTAAGATCGAGTTGTAGAGGAGCTGCAAACAAAACTAAACATCCAAACATATTAGAACAATAGGCAACCTACTCTCCCTTTCATcattctccccctttttgacaTGAAGTGACAAAGGGTGAATAGgataaataagaaatttaagCGAAGCGCAAATAATAGCATAAATAACATGGCAGCTAAATTCAGGCACGCAAAACTCAATAACACAATTAAATTAAACGCTAAAAAAGAACGATAAATCTGAAGATACGAGCATGAGATAGCTTTATTGCAAGTATTATATCATGAGATGAGATGAAAAAGACATCCAAATTTTAAGGCACCACTTAATGATATAACACCATGCAAGGCAGAAGGAATGCAATACACCATGATCATCGACATGGGaggaaagtgtgtgtgtgtgtgtgcatctATGACCAAAAAATTCAGCAACTCAAAACAGGGCCAAAATGCTCAAGTGCTTAGCTTTATCTAGTGACTCCCCCTCAACAAGATACACCTCTTTAGGTTCGACATACAAGTCACAGATAATTAATCATAAGCTCCCCCTCAACAACAGGCAGTTGTCTAATAAGTAATCAATAGAAATTCATAccgtatttttacttttaccccaCCGCTGTTTGACACGAATATTGAGAGTAAGAATACCTTATACCCAATGCCCGGTTACTAAGCAAATGGTCCAACACGGGTGCTTTCACAAGGTCTATCCATTTTTTGACGCGACCGCTCAGAGAGAGAATACCTCACCCCAATTGTCCGGTTACTTGATGAATGCCCGGATAAGCAAAAACCAAGATATAtattatcctttttcttttcttttcttttcttttcgtcttcttttattttcttttcttttcttttctttttttttttggaataagcGAGGGCTCTATCAatggaaaccaaaaaaagatGGTCACGACTCAGGGAAGACACAAGATAAAACGAAGCATATGAGAAAAGTGATCCCTATTTGAGAACCTGACCAATAGACATGGATGAGTGTACATAGTGTCGAATACTCATGATATATTAACATTCAAACTTAATTATAGTGAGAATACCATGAAAGAAGTGCAACAAAAATTTGGATGAACATGTTCATAAAATCCAATGATATTCAACTACGCACCAAAGACTGTCATGCTCAATCCCCATAagccccttttttctttttgaaattttttttaaagactagaaacaaaaaaaaaaactatgaaacaaaagaaacacaaaactaTGAAACCCCATAACTCTAGGCAATCAGATATGCAAGAACAATTAACCTAGGTTATAGAACCACGTCCTAGCCTCAAAAGGCGAGGTTAACCTCTCCGGATGAACTATAGTCATCTAGAGAATCAAGGTCATCATCAGCATTAGAGACCAACTCAGTTTTACGAACCCAAATCTGTCTAGTCTTACCCTTTTCAACATTAGTGGTCATGGGTTTTTCAACATTGGCATATGAAGGCATCCTATGTCTAGGCCTCTGAAAATACTCCCTACAATTATTCAACTTAGGGTAACGGGGAGGTGTCCTATGATAGACATGAAGGGCAAAGCAATATGGACGAATATGGCCTCTAAGTCCACAATGATGGCAAGTGGGCGCAAAATAATTATGACTGTAAGAACGAGCTACATGTGCATGTGAAGTGTATGACTCATGCATCTTCCTACAATACGGTTTAATATGGCCAGTcataccacaataatgacaagtAGGAACAAATTTATTAACAACAGGAGTAAAAATGTAAGACTTATCAGTATTAATAACCTTAGATTTTACCTCCTTGCACTTGGGATGTCCGCTTATCTCTGTTGCCATTTGCTTCTTTGTCGTAGGAGAATTAATCATGTTCTGCACGTCATTCGCATTAATTTTCTTACCTTGACGTTTAGTTTCGTTTCTCCCTATCGATGGAGTTGAAGACGTTGCATTATAACCAAGCCCTGAACGATCGCTAGGTCGCCGTTGTATGGACAGAATATGATCTAACACTTTGGTCCCTGTCTGTGTGTCATCCTCTGATTTATCCTTAGATTTATCTCTAACAGTCAaagctttgtttttctcaaGAAGGAGCtcaatttctttatttctctcatCACTCTCTTGAGTGCGTTCATTCAAAGTATTCTCCAACTTCTTAATCTTATCAGAAAGTTTTTCACTCACTTCTATCAGTTTTTTACTAAAAACATGAAGTTTGTTGTACTTCTCTCTTACCTCATCTATGTCATCACAACTATCCGCATCGCTATCATCTGTTTCAGAACCACTTGATTCGGAATGACCATGTGAATTTAAAGTtactccaaaagccaaaaaatttcctttatCATTTTCGTCAGCCCCCTGTTCTTTATTCGATTCATCAGAATCGCTATCATCCCACGTTTTAGTGACGAGGgccttctttttcattttattagcaCATTCTTGGGCGTAATGACCAAAACCATAGCACTCGAAACATTGTGGTCCTTCAGGTGGTCCTTTTCTctcccttttattttttccagaaaattctccttttcctttatcaattttctttttcgtactatttttaaattgtttgaaaaaaaCTTTCATCTCCTCAAGATCGACATCACTATCACTATCTGAACCTTTCTTATATTTTTGAGTACTTTTAAAAGCAATCGGAGTCTCCGAAGGTTTTACTTGGAGTTTAACAGGTTCAGATTGCAATAAGTCAGCCTCATAAGTTTGGAGAATCCCAACTATTTCTTGAacagatttttcttttaactttttcttacCCTCTAGCATAGTAACTTGAATTTTAAATCTAGGAGGTAAGGAGCgcaaaattttcttaataatACGAAAAGAAGGAATTTGCTCACCCAAGTTCTCGCAGCTATTGACGATGGCAATGAGTTTGGAGTAGAATTGATTGAAGGTCTCTTCCTCCAGCATTCTGATGGTCTCAAACTCTGTGGTAAGCCTTTGTAATTTAGACTGCTTAACAACGTCTGTCCCCTCGTGGCAAGTAACCAGAATATCCCAAGCCTCTTTCGCAATTTCACAGTTAGCTATTTTCCTGTGCTCATTTATATCAACAGCGGCAAATAAAATATCAAGTGCACGGTTATTAGCCTGAAGTAAAGGTTTTTCTGTGACTGATAACTCAGACTGAGTTTTTTGAATCAGATTATCACCTACAGTTTTCATGGGTCGAGTGTAACCCACAACACACGAGTCCCAAATTTCTTCGCCGGCTGATCTCATTATTGCCTTGATTCTAAATTTCCAGTAATCGAAATTATCACCATCAAGTATAGGAAAATTTCTAGACATGTGATTCATGTTCATACTCATGATGGATCTGctctagaaaaataaattctaacggAAGGAGCAGCCCGCTctaataccaattgaaaaaaaacaaggtTCCCTATTAATCcgtaaaaaaccctaaaagtatGAATGCGAATCACTAAGTTACTATACCAGCAAAAACCATGCAAGCAAACAATCCCACAacgcagagatatacgtggaaaacccctgaaagggtaaaaaccacggaaaggaatcaaatcactataatcattgtgcagttacagatataccTATCCAAACGATGTAAATCCTCACAACGTTCTAAGTACTACCTGTCGAGTCACACGTACACCGCACCCAGTGATCTTGATTGCCAACGGCCTTGAGTCCACAAGCCTTCCAATTAACCTAAAAGAAATCCCTTCACAAATAGCACACAAATAAACTCGTTGCTTCCATCTCTGCTTCGAACAGCCGCCTACCTTTCTCTTATAAGCCGTGAATATATATGTGTAGTATATGCcgcacttttctttttctgaaacttTGCTTTATATAATGCCCCCTCCAAAACCTAGGAAGAAACAAGTCCATATATAGAAaacccttttgtttttttcgttGCTTTTCATCCCTCCATCCATCGGTCTTTGCCAAGATCCCCGCGTTGCAATAGTCGACCTCTTTTTTTAACCAATACACTATCGATTACAAATAATAAAGATTCCTTCCACTCTAATCCTATACAAACTCACTagcctataaaaaataataaaattacaactcgatataaaatatgtgttttgtcgAACGGAATTGCCAATACAATTAAGACCCCGGAATTTGGTCCTTACAGAGATGAGTAAACATATCAGAAGGATGCCCAAATTCCATTGTCATGTGGGATTAGAACTCCATGAGCCTTTTAAATATGGCAACAAAAGAAACAACCTCACTGTACTTGCAATCCAAGTGACTCAGCTATTTTCACCCTCATACTTGCTTAGTAAAATACTGTTGAATAATGAAACCAGCCTTCAACTTgaacaaaacaaaccaaaagagGTCCTCTTAAACTTTCAACCTACTCAAAACTCAATTCGTGTTCAACTCGTTAAAAATTGAGTACTagttttaaaagtaatttttggggtTTCAACACACTTTTAAAACTCGTTTAAGTATCTCAATCAAATTTGAACAATTTGGAGAGCATTCTGCTTGACAAGcttatttgtccaaaaaaaCACACCAAGGAACTTGAACGTAGTTCGTATTGACTCAATTAAAACTCATTTCGAGACCTACCTAAACCGATACACAAATCAAGTTAGAACGCAAATTATTCAAAGTAAACATGAACAAATTCATTGTTGACTCCAATTTGCAGTATCTAAGATAAATAACAGGAACTAATATTAACTTTCATGctattttatcaaacaaaaatacaaaaaatgatGTTTGCGACAATATGTATTTTGTAGAGCTATCAATTCAACAAATTCTTAGAAATCAGCTAGGGTAATTTCCTTGACAAGTACTCCGTATTTTTTCCACCTTATTTTACCTACAAATACCTAGTTAGGGCTACAAACGAACAGAGCTGCTCGCAAGCTGCTCGAGACATAAATAAACAAGCTCAAGTTCAAATTGTAGGCTTGTTTCGTTATCAAACCTAACACAAACTAGTAGAGACTCGGCTCGAGTTGGCTCACAAACCAAGACTTAGGAGACTTTTTACTTTAATTACTACAATTAGCATTAACATTTTGATATCCTGATGCAGAATCCTTACAAAAACATATTACatattattattctaaaattaagattattttcttgtagagtataagaaaaagaaagatatatacattcacaatcaaaatatttttggttgtattaggcctatgcgaggatatatatgcATTTGTTTTGGTCCGTTAAAGCTCGTGAACAagttcgagctcgagtcaagccaaggcccgctcggctcgagctcgactcgttaagttttcagtGAGTTCGAgtttgttaaaaacttaataacaAGCTTGAACACGGTAAAGCTCGACTCgattcgtttacagccctatgcCTAGTCTTGGTTTCGATTCTAGCGTTGGGTCTCCGATTCCCGTTGGGGATCGGTGGTGTTTCTAGTTTTAGCAAGCGGGTTTGTAATGATCTTATCCAGGAGTCAGTTGTTACTCCCCCTGGGCGATATGGCTCCATAAGATAGGAATTCAGTCTTTTCGTTGGGGGATTGTGCAATATAAGACTCTTCGGCTCAAATTCAGATTGGGAAATTCTGTAGTCCAAGCACATGCAAGGCACCCTATAGGGAGCACATGGAccatcgatcttgacaatgaatgatTGGATATAATCTGAGCTTCTAT
Coding sequences:
- the LOC131324132 gene encoding pentatricopeptide repeat-containing protein At1g52620-like, which translates into the protein MSRTLLSRIKPRPKNPTSSSPYARFKPQTKRLVNEICQILATRNNTQWQDTLETLLSELETAPSDITHFVLDRIRDPELGLKFFDWVSNRPYGCSLDGFAYSSLLKLLARSRVFPEIERLMGVMRVEDKVPSREALDDVIRAYSDSGLAGKAVEFYRVFVSMYGYVPSVIGFNSLLDVIVKRGRIDVARQVYDEMIGREDGCVDNYSTCIMVRGLCKEGKVEEGKKLIDDRWGKGCVPNIVFYNTLIDGYCKKEDVEGAYALFKELKSKGFLPAVETYGAMINGFCKGGSFEAVERLLVEMNARGLNVNVHVYNNVIDARFRHGCAVKAEETVRKMIDSGCEPDIVTFNTLINGSCRNGKVQEAEQLLEQATRKGLMPTKLTYTPIVQVYCRQGEFVRASELLIKMTERGENPDVITYGALVHGLVTAGEIDVALAIRDKMVERGVLPDACIYNILMNGLCKKGRLPVAKQLLAEMLDQNLPPDAFVYCTLVDGFIRNGDLNEAKRLFELAIENGVNPGVVGFNAMIKGYSKFGMMNDAVSCINRMMRRCISLDEYTYSIMVDGYVKQHDLNGALRMFTQMVKRKCKPNVVTYTSLINGFCLKGDFHGAENIYSEMKSCGLAPNVVTYSVLIGSFCKDGKLVKAVSFFEHMLRSKCIPNDVTFHYLVTGISHNVRFINEKKGNEVCECEMSVFFAIFGMMISDGWDPRIAAYSSILVCLCLYGMLKTALQLGEKMVTKALNSYSVTFAALLHGICMEGRSREWKSIISCNLNQLELQVALKYSLLIDQYLPKEVTSEGSHILQTLVEDYKSHDKEISNLKVSVR